A region of Argentina anserina chromosome 5, drPotAnse1.1, whole genome shotgun sequence DNA encodes the following proteins:
- the LOC126793115 gene encoding F-box/LRR-repeat protein At4g14103-like → MASKSKSHSRVKDMISDLPDSLLCHILSFMPTKDSVSTSVLSSRWKRVWASVPSLDFRETHSDSESFVLFVSRVLYFRNSSDIQKFKLKCYCVERFSHIDGWIRTAIMHNLVELDLCVEKDASYMEDFRLELPKSLFMCKTLVKLNLSSIFIINPPTSWCLPHLRVLFITVKNPGSDLMENLLPGCPALEDFSIFGNVGEGYLNFNISALELKKLQISLYTRSEDDEFLDYNDFNIFVTSPKLEYFGLDQSTLSKCVLGNSESFVEASIDLDCHIATEHPAFAGRVTPLMAQICNVKYLSLSAHDLHDNCELPIFDNLKQLKLVLHRCCSWWAEFLKRSPNLESLVLEHVGCNCDGLGGYGVKEEKLLWHHPELVPNCQLSHVKTICIKEFLGRDDEFEVAKYLLKNGEVLNSMNIYTGRDVVCTKEEMLEKLLKFERVSKTCDVEIA, encoded by the exons ATGGCTTCGAAATCCAAAAGTCATTCGCGAGTTAAAGATATGATCAGTGACTTACCAGATTCACTTCTTTGTCACATCCTTTCCTTTATGCCAACAAAGGATTCTGTAAGCACCAGCGTTTTGTCTTCAAGATGGAAGAGAGTATGGGCCTCTGTTCCCAGTCTAGACTTTCGTGAAACACATTCAGACTCCGAAagttttgtgttgtttgttAGCCGTGTACTTTACTTTCGCAACTCATCAGACATTCAAAAGTTTAAACTGAAGTGCTATTGTGTCGAGCGTTTCTCTCATATTGATGGTTGGATTCGCACTGCCATTATGCATAATCTCGTTGAACTTGATCTTTGTGTTGAAAAAGATGCTTCATATATGGAGGACTTTCGTCTTGAGTTGCCTAAAAGCCTTTTCATGTGCAAAACACTGGTTAAATTGAACCTGAGTTCAATTTTTATCATCAATCCTCCTACTTCATGGTGTTTGCCGCATCTCAGGGTTCTATTTATCACAGTTAAGAATCCTGGTTCTGACCTGATGGAAAATCTTTTGCCTGGCTGCCCTGCACTTGAAGATTTTTCTATATTTGGAAATGTGGGAGAAGGCTATTTGAATTTCAACATCTCTGCCCTTGAACTTAAGAAGTTACAAATCAGTCTCTATACTAGATCCGAAGATGATGAGTTCCTAGACTATaatgatttcaatattttcGTTACATCTCCAAAGCTTGAATACTTTGGTCTGGATCAATCCACTTTGTCAAAGTGTGTTTTGGGGAATTCAGAGTCTTTTGTCGAAGCCAGTATTGATCTCGATTGCCACATAGCAACCGAACATCCTGCATTTGCTGGCCGTGTGACTCCACTTATGGCACAAATTTGCAATGTCAAATATTTGTCCCTTTCAGCGCATGATTTGCAT GACAACTGTGAGCTGCCTATTTTCGATAATTTGAAGCAATTGAAACTGGTTCTTCATCGTTGCTGTTCTTGGTGGGCTGAGTTTCTGAAGAGATCACCTAATCTAGAATCTCTTGTCTTAGAACACGTT GGCTGCAATTGTGATGGACTAGGTGGATATGGTGTTAAGGAAGAAAAGCTGCTTTGGCATCATCCTGAGTTGGTGCCGAATTGTCAGTTGTCTCACGTCAAGACTATCTGTATCAAGGAATTCCTGGGAAGGGACGATGAGTTTGAAGTGGCAAAGTATCTACTGAAAAATGGTGAAGTTTTGAATAGCATGAATATTTACACGGGTCGTGATGTTGTGTGCACAAAGGAGGAGATGTTGGAGAAACTCTTAAAGTTTGAGAGGGTGTCTAAGACATGTGATGTTGAAATCGCCTGA
- the LOC126793120 gene encoding mitochondrial uncoupling protein 4, whose product MGVKGFVEGGIASIVAGCSTHPLDLIKVRMQLQGEKGLPAPALQPVHSLRPAFAFHSHHGSAAAAMMAPPPHAVTVSPPRVGPISVGVKIFQTEGVKALFSGVSATVLRQTLYSTTRMGLYDILKTKWSDPESGNLPLGQKLLAGLIAGGVGAAVGNPADVAMVRMQADGRLPEAQRRNYKNVVDAISSMAKQEGVTSLWRGSGLTVNRAMIVTASQLASYDQIKEAILERHVMADGLGTHVTASFAAGFVASVASNPVDVIKTRVMNMKVEAGREAPYSGALDCALKTVRAEGPMALYKGFIPTISRQGPFTVVLFVTLEQLRKVFKEF is encoded by the coding sequence ATGGGCGTCAAGGGTTTCGTTGAGGGAGGCATAGCTTCCATTGTGGCCGGCTGCTCCACCCACCCATTGGATCTCATCAAGGTCCGAATGCAGCTCCAGGGCGAAAAGGGCTTACCCGCCCCGGCCCTTCAGCCCGTTCACTCTCTCCGCCCTGCTTTTGCCTTCCATTCCCATCATGGCTCCGCAGCAGCGGCCATGATGGCTCCTCCGCCGCACGCTGTGACCGTTTCACCACCGCGTGTGGGGCCGATCTCGGTCGGAGTCAAGATCTTCCAGACGGAAGGCGTCAAGGCCTTGTTCTCCGGCGTCTCCGCCACCGTGCTCCGGCAGACTCTCTACTCCACCACCCGGATGGGGCTGTATGATATTCTCAAGACGAAATGGTCCGATCCGGAATCCGGGAACCTTCCTCTGGGGCAGAAGCTTCTCGCCGGACTCATCGCCGGCGGCGTCGGAGCCGCCGTCGGGAACCCGGCAGACGTGGCCATGGTGAGGATGCAGGCCGACGGGCGGCTCCCGGAGGCGCAGCGCCGGAACTACAAGAACGTCGTCGACGCCATATCGAGTATGGCGAAGCAAGAAGGGGTGACAAGCCTGTGGCGCGGGTCGGGTCTGACGGTGAACCGGGCCATGATCGTGACGGCGTCGCAGCTGGCGTCGTATGATCAGATCAAGGAGGCGATTCTGGAGAGGCACGTGATGGCCGACGGACTCGGGACGCACGTGACGGCGAGTTTCGCGGCAGGGTTTGTGGCGTCGGTGGCGTCGAACCCGGTGGACGTGATAAAGACGAGGGTGATGAACATGAAGGTGGAGGCAGGGAGGGAGGCGCCGTACAGTGGGGCGTTGGATTGTGCCCTGAAGACGGTGAGGGCGGAAGGACCCATGGCCCTCTACAAGGGCTTTATTCCTACAATTTCGAGGCAGGGACCCTTCACTGTGGTGCTGTTTGTCACTCTTGAACAGCTCAGGAAGGTTTTCAAGgagttttga